From a single Ascaphus truei isolate aAscTru1 chromosome 2, aAscTru1.hap1, whole genome shotgun sequence genomic region:
- the DNAJC19 gene encoding mitochondrial import inner membrane translocase subunit TIM14, with protein sequence MATTMIAAGLTIAVAGFAGRYALQAMKQMEPQVKQAFQTLPKSAFGGYYRGGFEPKMTKREAALVLGVSPTANKVKLREAHRRIMLLNHPDKGGSPYLASKINEAKDFLEVQAKK encoded by the exons GCTACTACTATGATAGCAGCTGGCCTGACCATAGCCGTTGCAGGATTTGCAG GACGCTATGCTTTGCAAGCCATGAAGCAGATGGAGCCCCAAGTAAAGCAAGCCTTTCAGACCCTGCCAAAGTCG gcCTTCGGTGGTTATTATAGAGGTGGATTTGAACCCAAAATGACCAAAAGGGAAGCAGCATTAGTGTTAGGAGTCAG CCCAACTGCCAATAAAGTAAAGCTAAGGGAAGCTCACAGACGCATTATGTTGTTGAACCACCCAGATAAAG GTGGATCTCCATATTTGGCGTCCAAGATTAATGAAGCGAAGGATTTTCTGGAAGTACAGGCAAAAAAATAG